A portion of the Juglans microcarpa x Juglans regia isolate MS1-56 chromosome 1D, Jm3101_v1.0, whole genome shotgun sequence genome contains these proteins:
- the LOC121237229 gene encoding protein adenylyltransferase SelO-like has translation MVVCEDGEDMLAEVDRMEVIDMKRLMGMNFLAHFLLDILLLRGVLEPFDRGWETFDVDIASTCSKIRSGSRTVFEKMVRRPLSLGEASLLGAFGQLDDGRAITLGEIINSSEARHGQGIPTTRALYLVTIGKYVTRDIFYGDNLKEKPRAIVCRVAQSFIIFGLYQIHTSRRKRELGIIRALADYVIRHHFPRIENMNRSESLSFGKHHEGHSVVDLTSNTYATWAVEVPERTATLSASWQGVGFTHGVLNTDNMSIWGLSIDYGSFGFLDAFDLSYTPNTTDLPGRRYYFANQLDMGL, from the exons ATGGTTGTTTGTGAAGATGGTGAAGACATGCTAGCTGAAGTTGATCGAATGGAAGTTATCGATATGAAGAGATTAATGGGTATGAATTTTTTGGCTCATTTTTTGCTTGATATATTGTTGCTGAGGGGTGTGTTAGAGCCTTTTGATAGAGGATGGGAGACCTTTGATGTAGATATTGCTTCTACTTGCTCAAAGATTCGAAGTGGGAGTAGAACTGTGTTTGAAAAAATGGTCCGCAG GCCTCTGTCCTTGGGCGAGGCATCACTTCTTGGAGCTTTTGGACAACTGGATGATGGTCGAGCAATAACGCTTGGAGAGATAATCAATTCAAG TGAAGCAAGGCATGGTCAAGGAATTCCAACGACTCGTGCCCTGTATCTTGTCACAATAGGAAAATATGTGACAAGAGACATTTTTTATGGTGACAATCTAAAAGAAAAACCTCGAGCAATTGTTTGCAGAGTTGCTCAATCCTTCATAATCTTTGGATTATACCAAATACATACCTCTAGAAGGAAAAGGGAACTTGGCATCATTCGCGCCTTGGCTGACTATGTAATCAGGCACCATTTTCCTCGTATAGAAAACATGAATAGAAGTGAGAGTTTATCCTTCGGCAAACACCACGAGGGTCATTCTGTTGTGGATCTAACATCAAACACGTATGCAACTTGGGCAGTGGAGGTTCCTGAGCGTACTGCTACCTTGAGTGCGAGTTGGCAGGGGGTTGGTTTTACACATGGTGTACTAAATACTGACAATATGAGTATTTGGGGTCTCAGCATTGATTATGGTTCTTTTGGATTTTTGGATGCTTTTGATCTAAGTTACACACCGAATACAACAGATCTTCCTGGTAGAAGATACTATTTTGCAAATCAGCTTGATATGGGACTATAG